A region of Heteronotia binoei isolate CCM8104 ecotype False Entrance Well chromosome 2, APGP_CSIRO_Hbin_v1, whole genome shotgun sequence DNA encodes the following proteins:
- the PRKAA2 gene encoding 5'-AMP-activated protein kinase catalytic subunit alpha-2 isoform X2, whose translation MVMEYVSGGELFDYICKNGRVEEAEARRLFQQILSAVDYCHRHMVVHRDLKPENVLLDAHMNAKIADFGLSNMMSDGEFLQTSCGSPNYAAPEVISGRLYAGPEVDIWSCGVILYALLCGTLPFDDEHVPTLFKKIRGGVFYIPDYLNRSVATLLMHMLQVDPLKRATIKDIREHEWFKQELPSYLFPEDPSYDANVIDDDAVREVCEKFECPESEVMTSLYSGDPQDQLAVAYHLIIDNRRIMNQASEFYLASSPPSGSFMDDTMHIPPGVKPHPERMPPLVADSPKAKCSLDALNTTKPKPLTVKKAKWHLGIRSQSRPYDIMAEVYRAMKQLDFEWKVVNAYHLRVRRKNPVTGNYVKMSLQLYQVDNRSYLLDFKSIDDDVMEQRSGSSTPQRSCSAARLHRPRLSFDSATADCQSLPGSLTGSLTGSMPSVTPRLGSHTMDFFEMCASLIMALAR comes from the exons ATGGTTATGGAATATGTGTCTGGTGGGGAACTGTTTGATTACATCTGTAAAAATGGACGT GTTGAAGAGGCTGAAGCAAGGCGCCTTTTCCAGCAAATTCTGTCAGCTGTGGATTACTGTCATCGGCATATGGTGGTTCACAGAGACCTGAAACCAGAGAATGTGCTGCTGGATGCACACATGAATGCCAAGATAGCTGATTTTG GACTTTCTAACATGATGTCTGATGGTGAATTTCTGCAAACGAGCTGTGGGTCACCTAACTATGCGGCACCTGAAGTTATCTCCGGAAG GTTGTATGCTGGTCCAGAAGTTGATATCTGGAGTTGTGGTGTAATTCTCTATGCTCTTCTCTGTGGGACTCTTCCTTTCGATGATGAGCATGTCCCAACACTCTTTAAAAAAATCCGTGGAGGTGTCTTTTACATTCCTGATTACCTCAACCGTTCAGTTGCTACCTTGCTCATGCATATGTTACAGGTTGACCCACTCAAACGAGCAACCATCAAGGACATACG AGAGCATGAATGGTTCAAACAGGAACTGCCAAGTTACTTATTTCCAGAGGATCCTTCTTATGATGCAAATGTCATTGATGATGATGCTGTGCGAGAAGTATGTGAGAAATTTGAATGCCCTGAATCTGAGGTGATGACCAGCTTGTATAGTGGGGATCCCCAAGACCAGCTTGCAGTAGCATACCACCTTATTATTGACAATCGGAGAATCATGAACCAAGCCAGTGAGTTCTACCTCGCTTCCAGCCCTCCCTCTGGCTCTTTTATGGATGACACTATGCATATCCCCCCGGGGGTGAAACCCCACCCAGAGCGGATGCCTCCTCTAGTAGCAGATAGTCCCAAAGCAAAATGTTCCTTAGATGCACTGAATACCACTAAGCCAAAACCATTGACTGTGAAAAAAGCCAAGTGGCATTTAGGAATACGGAGTCAAAGCAGGCCTTATGACATCATGGCAGAAGTCTACCGTGCTATGAAACAGCTGGATTTTGAATGGAAG GTGGTGAATGCCTATCATCTTAGAGTCCGGCGGAAGAATCCAGTAACGGGAAATTATGTGAAAATGAGTTTGCAGCTTTATCAGGTTGACAATCGCAGTTATCTTTTGGACTTTAAGAGCATTGATG ATGATGTCATGGAGCAAAGATCAGGCTCTTCCACACCTCAGCGTTCATGCTCTGCAGCTCGTTTGCACAGACCAAGACTGAGTTTTGATTCTGCCACTGCTGATTGCCAGTCGCTCCCAGGATCCCTCACTGGCTCCTTGACTGGGAGCATGCCCTCTGTAACGCCACGTCTTGGTAGCCACACCATGGATTTCTTTGAAATGTGTGCCAGTCTCATCATGGCGCTTGCTCGCTGA